In one Kitasatospora cineracea genomic region, the following are encoded:
- a CDS encoding ABC transporter permease: MYLALLELKAARGRFLLMGCVVLLVAALVGIVSGFTTGLGDDTVSALRRLPATHLAFSPDAGTDQFARSLVPAETLDRWRRQPGVRAAPLGVSLTRGTTDRHTEVDLAAFGVDPGSFLDPGAEDGQRLGGDDQLVISRKLAEEGVRIGDTLTVDRLGIALKVTGITGRSSYGHVPAGYVTTATWQRIRFTTPGATTPATALPQQYAAIALQTDDRGRLADADRRFGTRTLTVEQAYAAAPGYTGERVTMTSIQFFLHLIAPLVVGAFFGVWTVQRQPELALLRAMGASRRRLLGHTLAQAAAVVLGGTLAGAALASAVGLLVGTEVPFSLPGSSLAATMGAVALAALAGAALTLRRVAKADPMTMLGAGR; encoded by the coding sequence GTGTACCTCGCCCTGCTCGAACTCAAGGCCGCCCGCGGCCGTTTCCTGCTCATGGGCTGCGTCGTCCTGCTGGTCGCCGCCCTGGTCGGGATCGTCTCCGGATTCACCACCGGCCTCGGCGACGACACGGTCTCCGCCCTGCGCCGCCTGCCCGCCACCCACCTGGCGTTCTCCCCGGACGCCGGGACCGACCAGTTCGCCCGCAGCCTCGTCCCCGCCGAGACGCTCGACCGCTGGCGCCGGCAGCCCGGCGTCCGGGCCGCCCCGCTCGGCGTCTCCCTCACCCGCGGCACCACCGACCGGCACACCGAGGTCGACCTCGCCGCGTTCGGCGTCGACCCCGGCTCCTTCCTCGACCCCGGCGCCGAGGACGGCCAACGCCTCGGCGGCGACGACCAGTTGGTCATCTCCCGGAAACTCGCCGAGGAGGGCGTGCGGATCGGCGACACCCTCACCGTCGATCGGCTCGGCATCGCCCTCAAGGTCACCGGCATCACCGGCCGCTCCTCCTACGGCCACGTCCCGGCCGGCTACGTCACCACCGCCACCTGGCAGCGCATCCGCTTCACCACCCCCGGCGCCACCACCCCCGCCACCGCCCTCCCGCAGCAGTACGCCGCGATCGCCCTGCAGACCGACGACCGAGGCCGACTCGCCGACGCCGACCGCCGGTTCGGCACCCGCACGCTCACCGTCGAGCAGGCGTACGCGGCCGCCCCCGGCTACACCGGCGAACGCGTCACCATGACGTCCATCCAGTTCTTCCTCCACCTGATCGCCCCGCTGGTGGTCGGCGCCTTCTTCGGCGTCTGGACGGTCCAGCGCCAACCCGAACTCGCCCTGCTGCGCGCCATGGGCGCCTCCCGCCGCCGCCTGCTCGGCCACACCCTCGCCCAGGCCGCCGCCGTCGTCCTCGGCGGCACCCTGGCCGGCGCCGCGCTCGCCTCCGCGGTCGGACTGCTGGTCGGCACCGAAGTCCCGTTCAGCCTCCCGGGGTCGTCCCTCGCAGCCACCATGGGCGCCGTCGCCCTCGCCGCCCTCGCCGGGGCCGCCCTCACCCTCCGCCGGGTCGCCAAGGCCGACCCGATGACCATGCTGGGAGCCGGACGATGA
- a CDS encoding ADP-ribosylglycohydrolase family protein: MTDSFPHRGPAFDALQGLSVGDALGAQFFVPDTARTHLDARTAPPGPWPWTDDTEMACSVYAAQSERGAIDTFDLTHAFARRHDFDRGYGPAANRLLRLIREGGDARRLAAELFDGQGSFGNGAAMRVAPLGARYAEDPAAAVRPAADTAVTTHTHPQAVDGAVAVAVAAALAVRARTEPTTPARYLNAVADLTPHGAVRRGLAEAAALTDRTDPRAAAAVLGNGSRTSAVDTVPYALWCAAHWLTDYPSALWAAIGAGGDVDTVAAITGGVVAARTGTAGIPAPWLAAREALPAWTFPTPGAVLPAPASLTPMRLPRPHPVPDLRWSDRQWNRYRAGLRTRHWLTHTADGTLHLHRADTGHELWSLAFAPAPGDHWRPTAVHTEAHPARNPAPTHLLDALLSLEHDTPAR; encoded by the coding sequence ATGACTGATTCCTTCCCGCACCGCGGCCCCGCATTTGACGCCCTCCAGGGCCTGTCCGTCGGCGACGCGCTCGGCGCCCAGTTCTTCGTGCCCGACACCGCCCGCACCCACCTCGACGCCCGCACCGCACCGCCCGGCCCGTGGCCGTGGACCGACGACACCGAGATGGCCTGCTCGGTGTACGCCGCCCAGAGCGAACGCGGCGCGATCGACACCTTCGACCTCACCCACGCCTTCGCCCGCCGGCACGACTTCGACCGCGGCTACGGACCGGCCGCCAACCGGCTGCTCCGGCTGATCCGGGAAGGCGGCGACGCCCGCCGCCTGGCCGCCGAACTCTTCGACGGCCAGGGCTCGTTCGGCAACGGCGCGGCCATGCGGGTGGCCCCGCTCGGGGCCCGGTACGCCGAGGACCCGGCCGCCGCCGTCCGCCCCGCCGCCGACACCGCCGTGACCACCCACACCCACCCGCAGGCCGTGGACGGCGCCGTCGCGGTGGCCGTCGCTGCCGCCCTCGCCGTCCGCGCCCGCACCGAACCCACCACTCCCGCACGCTACTTGAACGCCGTCGCCGACCTCACCCCGCACGGCGCCGTCCGCCGCGGCCTGGCCGAGGCCGCCGCGCTGACCGACCGCACCGACCCCCGGGCCGCGGCCGCCGTCCTCGGCAACGGCAGCCGCACCAGCGCCGTCGACACCGTCCCGTACGCGCTGTGGTGCGCCGCGCACTGGCTCACCGACTACCCGTCCGCGCTGTGGGCCGCGATCGGCGCGGGCGGTGACGTCGACACCGTCGCCGCGATCACCGGCGGCGTGGTCGCCGCCCGCACCGGCACCGCCGGCATCCCCGCCCCCTGGCTGGCCGCCCGCGAAGCCCTGCCCGCCTGGACGTTCCCCACCCCCGGCGCCGTCCTCCCCGCCCCCGCCAGCCTGACCCCGATGCGCCTGCCCCGCCCCCACCCCGTCCCCGACCTGCGCTGGTCCGACCGGCAGTGGAACCGCTACCGCGCCGGCCTGCGCACCCGCCACTGGCTCACCCACACTGCCGACGGCACCCTCCACCTCCACCGCGCCGACACCGGCCACGAACTTTGGTCCCTCGCCTTCGCCCCCGCCCCCGGCGACCACTGGCGCCCCACCGCCGTCCACACCGAAGCCCACCCCGCCCGCAACCCCGCCCCCACCCACCTCCTCGACGCCCTCCTGTCCCTCGAACACGACACCCCTGCCCGCTGA
- a CDS encoding ABC transporter ATP-binding protein, whose translation MTELTLRGVSVALGRGDARTPVLHGVDATCAPGVLTALVGPSGSGKSTLLAVAGALLRPDEGRVLLGTTDLAALGDAERAGVRRERIGYMFQSGNLLTGLTAVEQLLAAASVAGRPARRLRAAAEHALTEVGLTHRLHHRADRLSGGERQRVALARALFLEPDLLLIDEPTAAVDRSQAAALTTLIATTAQRRHCAALVATHDPIVAEAAGATIAMAGL comes from the coding sequence ATGACCGAACTCACCCTGCGCGGCGTCAGCGTCGCCCTCGGCCGCGGCGACGCCCGCACCCCCGTCCTGCACGGCGTCGACGCCACCTGCGCCCCCGGCGTCCTCACCGCCCTGGTCGGCCCCTCCGGCTCCGGCAAGTCCACCCTGCTCGCCGTCGCAGGCGCCCTGCTCCGCCCCGACGAAGGCCGAGTCCTGCTCGGCACAACCGACTTGGCGGCACTCGGCGACGCCGAACGGGCCGGAGTGCGACGCGAACGGATCGGCTACATGTTCCAGAGCGGCAACCTGCTCACCGGCCTCACCGCCGTCGAACAACTCCTCGCCGCCGCCTCCGTGGCCGGCCGCCCCGCCAGGCGGCTGCGCGCCGCGGCGGAACACGCCCTCACCGAAGTCGGCCTCACCCACCGCCTCCACCACCGCGCCGACCGGCTCTCCGGCGGCGAACGCCAACGCGTCGCCCTCGCCCGGGCCCTCTTCCTCGAACCCGACCTGCTCCTGATCGACGAACCCACCGCCGCCGTCGACCGCTCCCAAGCCGCCGCCCTCACCACCCTCATCGCCACCACCGCCCAACGCCGCCACTGCGCCGCCCTGGTCGCCACCCACGACCCGATCGTCGCCGAGGCCGCCGGAGCGACCATCGCCATGGCAGGGCTGTAA
- a CDS encoding HAD family hydrolase gives MIEAVLFDLDGTLVDHDGAAESAVLAGVAAELSGRGFDRDEVLRFWRGLERVEYDRYLTGEVTVQQQRRNRAVGLAAHLGLGEWPADRADAWFAGYLRRYERSWRAYPDAPRAVRELGASRRTGVITNGEGDVQRRKLRAVGLDVLVPHTTASAEAGCAKPDPEIFRLACRALGVPPSAPRTSATGSTWTRRRPPPPGCWASGWTASRAARSRPCRGCTRWPRSPRCCTEPAAAALSPRRSSRPLARPHARASAGPGARCPAERAGGSRRGCGPVGAAAAYRRPRQSAVRRRISGGRSGVDARRRVAMLLESAGGTYPEQAGIVLADRAEPLWQLLVLSNLASARIHGSIAVTGTAALIAAGAGTPAGTLELGRLHCKEALIAGRYRHFAEGTATRLNDCARLAEDEYGGDLRGLAAAAQYRPDRTRALLQRFPGIGPAGAAAFCRDAQAVWPHLRPALDARVPVGAERLGLPVEPDRLAALVDPSDLHRLADALVRVALDPELAERVLDAEQEPAAERLPVH, from the coding sequence GTGATCGAAGCGGTGCTGTTCGACCTCGACGGCACGTTGGTGGACCACGACGGGGCGGCCGAGTCGGCCGTGCTGGCCGGGGTCGCGGCGGAGCTGTCCGGGCGGGGGTTCGACCGGGACGAGGTGCTGCGGTTCTGGCGCGGCCTCGAACGGGTCGAGTACGACCGCTACCTGACCGGCGAGGTGACCGTCCAGCAGCAGCGCCGCAACCGGGCCGTCGGCCTGGCCGCCCACCTCGGGCTGGGGGAGTGGCCGGCCGACCGCGCCGACGCCTGGTTCGCCGGGTACCTGCGGCGCTACGAGCGCTCCTGGCGGGCCTACCCCGACGCGCCGCGCGCGGTGCGGGAGTTGGGCGCGTCGCGGCGGACCGGCGTGATCACCAACGGCGAGGGCGACGTCCAGCGGCGCAAGCTGCGCGCCGTCGGCCTCGACGTGCTGGTCCCGCACACCACGGCCTCCGCCGAGGCGGGCTGCGCCAAGCCTGATCCGGAGATCTTCCGGCTGGCCTGCCGCGCCCTCGGCGTGCCCCCGAGCGCACCGCGTACGTCGGCGACCGGCTCGACGTGGACGCGCAGGCGGCCACCGCCGCCGGGCTGCTGGGCATCTGGCTGGACCGCGAGCCGAGCGGCGAGGAGTCGTCCGTGCCGCGGGTGCACTCGCTGGCCGAGGTCGCCGCGCTGCTGCACTGAGCCCGCGGCTGCTGCACTGAGCCCGCGCCGGAGTTCGCGCCCGCTCGCACGCCCGCACGCCCGCGCGTCCGCCGGGCCGGGTGCCCGTTGCCCGGCGGAACGGGCCGGGGGTTCGCGGCGTGGCTGCGGGCCGGTCGGGGCGGCCGCCGCGTACCGTCGGCCCCGACAGTCGGCGGTTCGTCGGCGAATCAGTGGCGGGAGGTCCGGAGTGGACGCACGGCGGCGGGTGGCGATGCTGTTGGAGAGCGCGGGGGGCACGTACCCGGAACAGGCGGGGATCGTGCTCGCGGACCGGGCCGAACCGCTGTGGCAGCTCCTGGTGTTGAGCAATCTGGCGTCGGCCCGGATCCACGGTTCGATCGCCGTCACCGGCACGGCCGCGCTGATCGCAGCCGGGGCCGGCACGCCCGCGGGGACCCTGGAACTGGGGCGGCTGCACTGCAAGGAGGCGCTGATCGCCGGGCGCTACCGCCACTTCGCCGAGGGCACCGCGACCCGGCTCAACGACTGCGCCCGGCTGGCCGAGGACGAGTACGGCGGCGACCTGCGCGGGCTCGCCGCGGCGGCGCAGTACCGCCCGGACCGCACCCGGGCCCTGCTGCAGCGCTTCCCGGGCATCGGCCCGGCGGGTGCCGCCGCGTTCTGCCGCGACGCGCAGGCCGTCTGGCCGCACCTGCGTCCGGCGCTGGACGCCCGGGTGCCGGTCGGTGCCGAACGCCTCGGGCTTCCCGTCGAACCGGACCGGCTGGCGGCCCTGGTCGACCCGTCCGACCTGCACCGGCTGGCCGACGCCCTGGTCCGGGTCGCCCTCGACCCGGAGCTGGCCGAACGGGTGCTGGACGCCGAACAGGAGCCGGCCGCCGAGCGGCTGCCGGTGCACTGA
- a CDS encoding cytochrome c oxidase assembly protein, whose protein sequence is MTHPAAVAPWHWSALADTWTLEPAVAALSALLAAGYLAGVRRRRRTGGADGDGPWPWHRTAAFLGGLAVWVWTTCSGLGAYERVLFADRAVQLVLLLMLVPMLLALGAPVSLLADALPAAGRARLRAALSGRTSRVLMFPLVSTVLLVAPPWLLYFTPLYGRTLTDPLGNTAFHLVLVLIGLLYFWPRLQLDPVAHAYPLMIGVVITFVEVVFDAALALVLLYGGHVIAEPYYAGLARDWGPTLARDQFVGGNAIWILGDLVGLPFLCALIRRLIVTGRAETAAVDAALDAAEEARAVAATTAGATGADAPAGDRPWWLDDPNLRHRYGG, encoded by the coding sequence ATGACCCACCCCGCGGCCGTCGCGCCCTGGCACTGGTCGGCGCTGGCCGACACCTGGACCCTGGAACCGGCGGTGGCCGCCCTGTCCGCGCTGCTCGCGGCGGGCTACCTGGCCGGCGTCCGCCGCCGCCGTCGCACCGGCGGGGCCGACGGGGACGGCCCGTGGCCCTGGCACCGCACCGCGGCCTTCCTGGGCGGGCTGGCGGTCTGGGTCTGGACCACCTGCTCCGGCCTCGGCGCGTACGAGCGGGTGCTGTTCGCCGACCGCGCGGTGCAGCTGGTCCTGCTGCTGATGCTGGTGCCGATGCTGCTCGCGCTGGGCGCGCCGGTCTCGCTGCTGGCCGACGCGCTGCCGGCGGCGGGCCGCGCCCGGCTGCGGGCCGCGCTGTCCGGCCGGACCTCCCGGGTGCTGATGTTCCCGCTGGTGTCCACCGTGCTGCTGGTCGCGCCGCCCTGGCTGCTGTACTTCACGCCGCTGTACGGACGGACGCTCACCGACCCGCTCGGGAACACCGCCTTCCACCTGGTCCTGGTGCTGATCGGCCTGCTCTACTTCTGGCCCCGCCTGCAGCTGGACCCGGTCGCGCACGCGTACCCGCTGATGATCGGCGTGGTGATCACCTTCGTCGAGGTGGTCTTCGACGCCGCCCTCGCCCTGGTGCTGCTGTACGGCGGCCACGTGATCGCCGAGCCGTACTACGCGGGCCTGGCCCGCGACTGGGGGCCGACGCTCGCCCGCGACCAGTTCGTCGGCGGCAACGCGATCTGGATCCTCGGCGACCTGGTCGGCCTGCCCTTCCTGTGCGCGCTGATCCGCCGCCTGATCGTCACCGGGCGCGCCGAGACGGCGGCGGTGGACGCCGCCCTGGACGCCGCGGAGGAGGCCAGGGCGGTGGCGGCGACGACGGCCGGGGCGACCGGGGCCGACGCCCCCGCCGGAGACCGGCCCTGGTGGCTGGACGACCCCAACCTCCGCCACCGCTACGGCGGTTGA
- a CDS encoding TetR/AcrR family transcriptional regulator, giving the protein MPKISASTVADHRAQQYRALVTAARELLEAEGDGAAVTFAAVARRTGLARNSVYKYFPDRAALLAAVVHESTPLWTERIAAAMAAARTPEQQVAAYVRAQCELVRDGEHRIARALAGDRDAVALREAAGDAHRKLLSPLVTALSELGDRAPLRTAQLLQGLVNAAVTALESGAPYRPTTERATALAVASLAALQPN; this is encoded by the coding sequence GTGCCGAAGATCAGTGCCTCCACCGTCGCCGACCACCGCGCCCAGCAGTACCGGGCGCTGGTCACGGCCGCCCGCGAACTGCTGGAGGCCGAGGGCGACGGCGCCGCGGTGACCTTCGCCGCCGTCGCCCGCCGCACCGGCCTGGCCCGCAACAGCGTGTACAAGTACTTCCCGGACCGGGCGGCGCTGCTGGCCGCCGTCGTGCACGAGTCCACCCCGCTGTGGACCGAGCGGATCGCCGCCGCGATGGCCGCCGCCCGCACCCCCGAGCAGCAGGTCGCCGCGTACGTGCGCGCCCAGTGCGAGCTGGTGCGGGACGGCGAGCACCGGATCGCCCGCGCGCTGGCCGGTGACCGGGACGCGGTGGCGCTGCGCGAGGCCGCCGGGGACGCCCACCGCAAGCTGCTGTCGCCGCTGGTCACCGCGCTCTCCGAGCTCGGCGACCGGGCGCCGCTGCGCACCGCGCAACTGCTCCAGGGCCTGGTGAACGCGGCCGTCACCGCCCTGGAGTCCGGCGCCCCGTACCGGCCGACCACCGAACGGGCCACCGCGCTGGCGGTGGCCTCACTGGCGGCCCTCCAGCCGAACTGA
- a CDS encoding FAD-dependent oxidoreductase, translating into MPRPVRVAIVGSGPAGIYAADALLKSDLAAAPGVSIDLIERLPAPFGLIRYGVAPDHPRIKGIVTALHQVLDKPQVRLLGNVDYPGDLSLDELHRFYDALVFATGAEADRDLNIPGIELDGSYGAADFVSWYDGHPEVPRTWPLEAEQVAVLGVGNVALDVARILAKTADELLPTEIPPNVYEGLAANRAVEVHVFGRRGPAQAKFSPMELRELDHSPTIEVVVDPEDIDYDEGSIATRRANKQADMVASTLENWAIRDVGDRPHRIHLHFFENPVEVLGEDGKVVALRTERTELDGTGNTVGTGAFREWPVQSVYRAVGYRSDELPKLPFDALTSTVPHQAGRVQENGAHLPSVYVTGWIKRGPVGLIGHTKGDANETVACLVADQAAGLLREAAEPAEDAVLDFLRDRGVDFTTWEGWHHLDAHEKALGAAEGRERVKVVERVGMLDASRSERSAERNSAAR; encoded by the coding sequence ATGCCCCGCCCCGTCCGGGTGGCCATCGTCGGTTCCGGCCCCGCCGGGATCTACGCCGCCGACGCGCTGCTGAAGTCCGACCTCGCCGCCGCGCCCGGCGTCTCGATCGACCTGATCGAACGCCTGCCCGCCCCCTTCGGCCTGATCCGCTACGGCGTCGCCCCCGACCACCCCCGGATCAAGGGCATCGTCACCGCCCTCCACCAGGTCCTCGACAAGCCCCAGGTCCGCCTGCTCGGCAACGTCGACTACCCCGGCGACCTCTCGCTCGACGAACTGCACCGCTTCTACGACGCCCTGGTCTTCGCCACCGGCGCCGAGGCCGACCGCGACCTGAACATCCCCGGCATCGAACTCGACGGCTCCTACGGCGCCGCCGACTTCGTCTCCTGGTACGACGGCCACCCCGAGGTCCCGCGCACCTGGCCGCTGGAGGCCGAACAGGTCGCCGTCCTCGGCGTCGGCAACGTCGCGCTCGACGTCGCCCGGATCCTCGCCAAGACCGCGGACGAGCTGCTGCCCACCGAGATCCCGCCGAACGTGTACGAGGGCCTGGCCGCGAACCGCGCCGTCGAGGTGCACGTGTTCGGCCGGCGCGGCCCCGCCCAGGCCAAGTTCTCGCCGATGGAACTGCGCGAACTCGACCACTCCCCCACCATCGAGGTCGTCGTCGACCCCGAGGACATCGACTACGACGAGGGCTCGATCGCCACCCGGCGCGCCAACAAGCAGGCCGACATGGTCGCCTCGACGCTGGAGAACTGGGCGATCCGCGACGTCGGCGACCGGCCGCACCGCATCCACCTGCACTTCTTCGAGAACCCGGTCGAGGTGCTCGGCGAGGACGGCAAGGTCGTCGCGCTGCGCACCGAGCGCACCGAACTCGACGGCACCGGCAACACCGTGGGCACCGGCGCCTTCCGCGAATGGCCCGTCCAGTCCGTCTACCGGGCGGTCGGCTACCGCTCCGACGAACTGCCCAAGCTGCCCTTCGACGCCCTCACCTCGACCGTCCCGCACCAGGCCGGCCGGGTCCAGGAGAACGGCGCCCACCTGCCCTCCGTCTACGTCACCGGCTGGATCAAGCGCGGCCCCGTCGGCCTGATCGGCCACACCAAGGGCGACGCCAACGAGACCGTCGCCTGCCTGGTCGCCGACCAGGCCGCCGGCCTCCTGCGCGAGGCGGCCGAACCCGCCGAGGACGCCGTCCTCGACTTCCTGCGCGACCGCGGCGTCGACTTCACCACCTGGGAGGGCTGGCACCACCTGGACGCCCACGAGAAGGCCCTCGGCGCGGCCGAGGGCCGCGAGCGGGTGAAGGTCGTCGAGCGGGTGGGGATGCTGGACGCTTCGCGCAGCGAGAGGTCCGCGGAACGCAACAGCGCTGCGCGCTGA
- a CDS encoding MMPL family transporter — protein MNRSAPAPAAPVPPVTAAQPRPGLLGRLGMWSVQHVKAVLAGWLVLVIGLGAFAPQVTSALSGAGWQADGSDSVKVRALAEEHFAGNASSALQIVIAADRPVSEPDVQQVVDRATALAAADSRISSVVPPQPGATLSADGRTAVLLAGAAASPDDMVRAADDLKEPLRQLSGGGVDVTATGASVLWSDFNTANHDAMMKSEVMSWPVTLAILVLAFGSLVAAGLPLLLTMAGLAASAGSLVLIGHLFPVSVWAMNFAMMFALALGIDYALFLVVRFRAARAAGKDGPRAVAETMDTAGKAVLLSGATVLVSLSAVMLVPSPAFRSMAGGIMLAVLFVLGATLTLLPAVLGKLGHRVDAVSLPWARRQRQTSPRFAAWGERLWKHPLRWGALALTVLLALAAPVLGLRTAMPSIDVLPGDASARAGYTAVQQAFGPGAPGTLQVLTPTGQAGAAAQVLAANPGIAGVLPAVPAADGADWSMIQAVPTVDPSDPQLGHTVDTLRAELPDRTLVGGAPVENLDLQHLLTGKTPLVIGVVMGLGFVLLLFALRAPLIAALGTAAGLLSTGAAFGVARLVFQDGHGAGLLGFTPQGFLDGWAPVFFFAMIFAIAMDYTVFLLASAKEQYERTGDPKQAMVGALAHSGRVIFAAAAVMVAVFFTFALSGPLPPKEMGIVLGVAVLLDASLVRLVLLPVLLRLAGRAAWHTPRRLDRVLPRIPFSHS, from the coding sequence GTGAACCGCTCCGCCCCCGCCCCGGCGGCCCCCGTGCCGCCGGTCACCGCCGCACAGCCCCGCCCCGGGCTGCTGGGCCGTCTCGGCATGTGGTCCGTGCAGCACGTCAAGGCCGTCCTGGCCGGCTGGCTGGTACTGGTGATCGGGCTGGGCGCGTTCGCCCCGCAGGTCACCTCCGCACTGTCCGGCGCGGGCTGGCAGGCCGACGGCTCCGACTCGGTGAAGGTCCGCGCCCTGGCCGAGGAGCACTTCGCGGGCAACGCCTCGTCCGCGCTCCAGATCGTGATCGCCGCGGACCGGCCGGTGAGCGAACCGGACGTGCAACAGGTGGTCGACCGGGCCACCGCGCTCGCCGCCGCCGACAGCCGGATATCGTCCGTGGTCCCGCCGCAGCCCGGCGCCACGCTCAGCGCGGACGGCCGGACCGCCGTGCTGCTGGCCGGGGCCGCCGCGTCCCCGGACGACATGGTGCGGGCCGCCGACGACCTCAAGGAACCGCTGCGCCAGCTGTCCGGCGGCGGCGTCGACGTCACCGCGACCGGCGCGTCCGTGCTGTGGAGCGACTTCAACACCGCCAACCACGACGCGATGATGAAGTCCGAGGTCATGTCCTGGCCGGTGACCCTGGCCATCCTGGTGCTCGCCTTCGGCTCGCTGGTCGCCGCCGGCCTGCCGCTGCTGCTCACCATGGCCGGCCTCGCCGCCTCGGCCGGGTCGCTGGTGCTGATCGGCCACCTGTTCCCGGTGTCGGTCTGGGCGATGAACTTCGCCATGATGTTCGCGCTCGCGCTCGGCATCGACTACGCGCTGTTCCTGGTGGTGCGCTTCCGGGCCGCCCGGGCCGCCGGGAAGGACGGCCCGCGGGCCGTCGCGGAGACCATGGACACCGCGGGCAAGGCCGTCCTGCTGTCGGGCGCGACGGTGCTGGTCAGCCTGTCGGCCGTGATGCTGGTGCCCTCGCCCGCGTTCCGCTCGATGGCGGGCGGCATCATGCTGGCCGTGCTGTTCGTGCTCGGCGCGACGCTGACCCTGCTGCCCGCCGTCCTCGGCAAGCTGGGCCACCGGGTCGACGCGGTGTCCCTGCCCTGGGCCAGGCGGCAGCGTCAGACCTCACCGCGGTTCGCCGCCTGGGGCGAGCGGCTGTGGAAGCACCCGCTGCGCTGGGGCGCGCTCGCCCTGACCGTGCTGCTGGCCCTGGCCGCGCCGGTGCTCGGACTGCGCACCGCCATGCCCTCGATCGACGTGCTGCCCGGCGACGCCAGCGCCCGGGCCGGCTACACCGCCGTCCAGCAGGCGTTCGGCCCGGGCGCCCCCGGCACCCTGCAGGTCCTCACCCCGACCGGCCAGGCCGGGGCCGCCGCGCAGGTCCTCGCCGCGAACCCCGGCATCGCCGGAGTGCTGCCCGCGGTCCCGGCCGCCGACGGCGCGGACTGGTCGATGATCCAGGCGGTGCCCACCGTCGACCCGTCCGACCCGCAGCTCGGCCACACCGTCGACACGCTGCGCGCCGAACTGCCCGACCGCACCCTGGTCGGCGGCGCCCCGGTGGAGAACCTCGACCTGCAGCACCTGCTGACCGGGAAGACCCCGCTGGTGATCGGCGTGGTGATGGGGCTCGGCTTCGTCCTGCTGCTGTTCGCGCTGCGCGCCCCGCTGATCGCGGCGCTCGGCACCGCCGCCGGACTGCTGTCCACCGGCGCGGCGTTCGGCGTGGCCCGGCTGGTCTTCCAGGACGGGCACGGAGCCGGGCTGCTCGGCTTCACCCCGCAGGGCTTCCTGGACGGCTGGGCACCGGTGTTCTTCTTCGCCATGATCTTCGCCATCGCGATGGACTACACCGTCTTCCTGCTGGCCTCCGCGAAGGAGCAGTACGAGCGCACCGGCGACCCGAAGCAGGCCATGGTCGGTGCGCTGGCCCACTCCGGCCGGGTGATCTTCGCCGCGGCGGCCGTGATGGTCGCGGTGTTCTTCACCTTCGCGCTGTCCGGCCCGCTGCCGCCCAAGGAGATGGGCATCGTGCTGGGCGTGGCGGTCCTGCTGGACGCCTCCCTGGTCCGGCTGGTGCTGCTGCCCGTCCTGCTCCGCCTCGCCGGGCGCGCCGCCTGGCACACCCCCCGCCGGCTGGACCGCGTCCTGCCCCGGATCCCGTTCTCGCACTCCTGA
- a CDS encoding DUF302 domain-containing protein, giving the protein MANTHAPSDAHPGGITATLTGTTFAEAADRVRAALAEQGFGILTEIDMTATLRAKLGVELEDYLVLGACNPPLAHRALEADRRIGLLLPCNVVLRTAPDGTAVLVEAMDPQLMVQFTGRPELAGIADDAVARLRTAFASLTA; this is encoded by the coding sequence ATGGCGAACACCCACGCGCCCTCGGACGCCCACCCCGGCGGCATCACCGCCACGCTCACCGGCACCACCTTCGCGGAGGCCGCCGACCGGGTCCGCGCGGCCCTCGCCGAGCAGGGCTTCGGCATCCTCACCGAGATCGACATGACCGCCACCCTGCGCGCCAAGCTCGGCGTCGAGCTGGAGGACTACCTGGTCCTCGGCGCCTGCAACCCCCCGCTCGCCCACCGCGCCCTGGAGGCCGACCGCCGGATCGGCCTGCTGCTGCCCTGCAACGTCGTCCTGCGCACCGCCCCCGACGGGACGGCCGTCCTGGTCGAGGCCATGGACCCGCAGCTGATGGTGCAGTTCACCGGCCGCCCCGAACTGGCCGGCATCGCCGACGACGCGGTCGCCCGCCTGCGCACGGCGTTCGCCTCGCTGACCGCCTGA